One segment of Natronosalvus halobius DNA contains the following:
- a CDS encoding acyltransferase has product MRDTELLSGPTEGSSVGYEYDDDTRSPVIGADPTIRTGTIIYDDVLIGDRFTTGHYALIRERTRIGDDVLVGTNATIDGTSTVGSNVSMQTSVYVPAGTTIGDHVFLGPNAVLTNDPYPLRREVELEGPTLEDHVSVGANATILPGVTVGRGSFVAAGAVVSADVPEETLAVGVPARHEPLPASLRGGNAA; this is encoded by the coding sequence ATGAGAGACACCGAATTACTGAGCGGACCAACCGAAGGTTCGTCGGTTGGATACGAGTACGACGACGATACGCGATCGCCGGTCATCGGCGCCGATCCGACGATCAGGACAGGGACGATTATCTACGACGACGTCCTGATCGGCGATCGATTCACCACTGGTCACTACGCGCTGATACGCGAGCGAACCCGAATCGGCGACGACGTGCTCGTCGGGACGAACGCAACCATAGACGGGACGTCGACCGTCGGTTCGAACGTGAGCATGCAGACCAGCGTCTACGTACCCGCAGGGACCACCATCGGGGATCACGTGTTTCTCGGTCCGAACGCCGTCCTGACGAACGACCCCTATCCACTCCGTCGGGAGGTCGAACTCGAGGGCCCGACCCTCGAGGATCACGTCTCGGTCGGCGCCAACGCGACGATCCTCCCCGGTGTGACCGTCGGGCGAGGCTCGTTCGTCGCCGCGGGTGCGGTCGTCTCGGCGGACGTCCCCGAGGAGACGCTGGCCGTCGGCGTGCCGGCGAGACACGAACCGCTTCCGGCGTCGCTTCGAGGGGGAAACGCTGCATGA
- a CDS encoding S9 family peptidase: MGPYDIERYLNIRSAYGASLGPAGDRLAFLMNTTGTPQVWTLEDAQAWPEQRTFYDERVTFASWSPERAELAFGMDEGGNERAQLYRLDAETGEITNLTGMPEAKHRWGGWSHDGEQFAFTSNRRDESVFDVYVQGRADTGDDAELVAEGDGWLTVGGWSPDDSRLLVSQAYSNFDQDLYSLDLATSEMTHLTPHEGDVRYQSASWAPDGEGLYLVTDEETDTLALAYLDLETLEIETVVEGAGWNVDGLALDDETGRFVYSRNVEGYTELTAGELAGDDPTAFETFPEPDLPGGLSGGVSFGPDAEVFACSTTGDAVNANVFVVDVESGESEQWTLAPTAGIPPETFRSSELVHVESFDGLEVPGFLTLPEGSAGVLEGVVDGNGTADDGYPVIVDIHGGPESQRRPSFSSVKQYFLNRGYAYFEPNVRGSSGYGSEYASLDDVEKRMDSVADVAACVEWLSGHEAIDPDRVVAMGGSYGGFMVLASLTEYPELWAAGVDVVGIANFVTFLENTGDWRRKLREAEYGSLVEDREFLESISPINTVENIEAPLFVLHGANDPRVPVGEAEQIAEEAREQGVPVRKLIFEDEGHGFSKLENRIEAYSAIAEFLEEHV; encoded by the coding sequence ATGGGACCGTACGACATCGAGCGCTATCTCAATATTCGAAGCGCCTACGGCGCCTCTCTCGGACCGGCGGGCGACCGACTGGCGTTTCTGATGAACACCACCGGAACGCCCCAGGTCTGGACGCTCGAGGACGCCCAGGCGTGGCCCGAACAGCGAACGTTCTACGACGAGCGGGTGACGTTCGCCTCCTGGTCGCCCGAACGAGCGGAACTGGCGTTCGGGATGGACGAAGGTGGCAACGAGCGCGCGCAACTGTACCGACTCGACGCCGAGACGGGCGAGATCACGAACCTGACTGGGATGCCGGAGGCGAAACACCGCTGGGGCGGCTGGAGCCACGACGGCGAGCAGTTCGCGTTCACCTCGAATCGCCGGGACGAGAGCGTCTTCGACGTGTACGTCCAGGGCCGAGCGGACACCGGCGACGACGCCGAACTCGTGGCCGAGGGAGACGGCTGGCTCACGGTCGGCGGCTGGAGCCCCGATGACTCACGACTGCTGGTCTCCCAGGCGTACTCGAACTTCGACCAGGACCTCTACAGCCTCGACCTCGCAACCAGCGAGATGACCCACCTCACGCCCCACGAAGGCGACGTTCGCTACCAGAGCGCCTCCTGGGCACCCGACGGCGAGGGCCTCTACCTCGTGACCGACGAGGAGACCGACACGCTCGCGCTCGCCTATCTGGACCTCGAGACCCTCGAGATCGAGACGGTCGTCGAGGGAGCAGGATGGAACGTCGACGGGCTCGCCCTGGACGACGAGACGGGTCGGTTCGTCTACTCGCGAAACGTGGAGGGATACACGGAGCTCACCGCAGGCGAACTCGCAGGCGATGACCCAACGGCGTTCGAGACGTTCCCCGAACCCGACCTGCCGGGCGGACTCTCGGGGGGCGTGAGTTTCGGCCCGGACGCCGAGGTCTTCGCCTGCTCGACGACTGGCGATGCGGTCAACGCGAACGTCTTCGTCGTCGACGTCGAATCCGGCGAGAGCGAGCAGTGGACCCTCGCCCCCACGGCAGGAATCCCGCCCGAGACCTTCCGGTCCTCGGAACTCGTTCACGTCGAGAGCTTCGACGGCCTCGAAGTGCCAGGATTTCTGACGCTCCCGGAGGGGTCGGCGGGAGTGCTCGAGGGCGTTGTGGATGGGAACGGAACCGCCGACGACGGCTACCCCGTCATCGTCGACATCCACGGCGGCCCCGAGAGTCAACGCCGACCCTCGTTCTCGAGCGTCAAGCAGTACTTCCTGAACCGGGGCTACGCCTACTTCGAGCCCAACGTGCGCGGGTCTTCGGGATACGGGAGCGAGTACGCCAGCCTGGACGACGTCGAAAAGCGGATGGACTCCGTCGCCGACGTCGCGGCCTGCGTCGAGTGGCTTTCAGGCCACGAAGCGATCGACCCAGATCGAGTCGTCGCCATGGGCGGCTCCTACGGCGGGTTCATGGTGCTGGCCTCGCTCACCGAGTATCCAGAGCTCTGGGCCGCCGGCGTCGACGTCGTCGGCATCGCCAACTTCGTCACGTTCCTCGAGAATACGGGCGACTGGCGCCGGAAACTCCGCGAGGCCGAATATGGCTCGCTGGTCGAGGATCGCGAGTTCCTCGAGTCCATCTCCCCGATCAACACCGTCGAGAACATCGAGGCCCCGCTGTTCGTTCTCCATGGCGCGAACGATCCCCGCGTTCCGGTCGGGGAGGCCGAACAGATCGCCGAAGAGGCACGCGAGCAGGGCGTCCCCGTCCGCAAGCTCATCTTCGAGGACGAAGGCCACGGCTTCAGCAAGCTCGAGAACCGAATCGAGGCCTACTCGGCGATCGCCGAGTTCCTCGAGGAGCACGTGTAA
- a CDS encoding nucleotide sugar dehydrogenase encodes MTDRQSVAKADELEVADTDGLEVVVADGGTVDRADDRDSSAESTAVSTRPYGTGRSSERLRRAFVSGSIPVAVYGLGKMGLPLAAVFAETTGNVLGVDIDPDVVAKIRAGDCHVKREPGLDDLVSERVSAGALEATTNPREAAAQCAVHVVIVPTPITDERAPDLSILDATIEAIGTGLDPGDLVLVECTVPPRTTSDRVRPALEAASGLTRGTFGVAFCPERTSSGRALQDIHGAYPKVVGGVDAESTAAARAIYETINDEGVITVSDATTAECVKVFEGLYRDVNIALANELATFTDEFGIDVREAIDVANTQPYCDIHEPGPGVGGHCIPFYPYFVIDPFETDAPLLETARAVNDSMPAFTVTKLRDGLEAEGTALSDATVLVLGLTYRPGVEEIRASPSIDIAAELSAAGATVYGVDPMLESDDLEAFDLEAISFEAAYDLPIDGVILVTPHEEFDEIRWADLGTDREDEPSARRDHRPVVVDGRGTVAGPIDSWVYEIGGGVREERGWDS; translated from the coding sequence ATGACTGATCGACAATCGGTCGCCAAGGCCGACGAACTCGAGGTCGCGGATACTGACGGTCTCGAGGTCGTCGTGGCCGACGGCGGAACAGTCGATCGTGCAGACGACCGAGACTCGTCAGCGGAATCCACAGCGGTGAGCACCCGACCGTACGGAACCGGCCGCTCGAGCGAACGACTGCGTCGCGCGTTCGTCTCGGGATCGATTCCGGTGGCCGTCTACGGACTCGGAAAGATGGGACTCCCCCTCGCCGCAGTGTTCGCCGAGACGACCGGCAACGTCCTCGGCGTCGATATCGACCCCGACGTCGTGGCGAAGATTCGGGCCGGAGACTGTCACGTCAAACGAGAACCCGGCCTGGACGACCTGGTCTCCGAGCGAGTGTCCGCCGGCGCGCTCGAGGCGACGACGAACCCTCGTGAGGCTGCAGCGCAATGCGCGGTTCACGTCGTCATCGTGCCGACGCCGATCACGGACGAGCGAGCGCCCGACCTCTCGATCCTGGACGCCACGATCGAGGCGATCGGAACCGGACTGGACCCGGGCGATCTGGTGCTCGTCGAGTGTACCGTTCCACCCCGGACGACCAGCGATCGGGTACGTCCGGCGCTCGAGGCGGCGTCGGGACTCACGCGCGGGACGTTCGGCGTGGCTTTCTGCCCCGAACGGACGTCCTCGGGACGGGCGCTCCAGGACATCCACGGCGCGTACCCGAAGGTCGTCGGCGGCGTCGACGCGGAGAGTACCGCAGCTGCGCGAGCAATTTACGAGACCATCAACGATGAGGGCGTGATTACGGTCTCCGATGCGACCACGGCCGAGTGCGTCAAGGTCTTCGAGGGACTGTACCGCGATGTCAACATCGCGCTCGCGAACGAACTCGCGACGTTCACGGACGAGTTCGGAATCGACGTCCGCGAAGCGATCGACGTCGCGAACACCCAGCCCTACTGTGACATACACGAACCGGGACCCGGCGTCGGCGGCCACTGCATCCCGTTCTACCCGTACTTCGTGATCGACCCCTTCGAGACCGACGCCCCGCTGCTCGAGACCGCTCGAGCGGTCAACGACTCGATGCCGGCGTTCACGGTCACAAAACTGCGCGACGGCCTCGAGGCGGAAGGGACGGCGCTGTCGGACGCGACGGTACTGGTTCTCGGGCTGACGTACAGGCCTGGTGTCGAAGAGATCAGGGCCTCGCCGTCGATCGATATCGCCGCCGAACTCTCCGCGGCCGGTGCGACGGTCTACGGCGTCGACCCAATGCTCGAGTCGGACGACCTGGAGGCCTTCGACCTGGAGGCGATTTCGTTCGAGGCGGCGTACGACCTCCCAATCGACGGCGTGATTCTCGTTACACCGCACGAGGAGTTCGACGAGATTCGGTGGGCTGACCTGGGAACGGACCGTGAGGACGAACCCAGTGCTCGTAGAGATCACCGTCCGGTCGTCGTCGACGGTCGCGGAACCGTCGCTGGCCCGATCGATTCGTGGGTATACGAAATCGGTGGCGGGGTTCGTGAGGAGCGGGGGTGGGATTCGTGA
- a CDS encoding Gfo/Idh/MocA family protein produces the protein MQPERRIDVGVIGVGSMGRQHARVYAGLSEANLVGVFDVDDERAARVADEHGTTAIDLESLLASVDAASIAVPTVHHYDIAVQCLEAGVAMLIEKPLVTNIEEGRRLRSRANRADVAVQVGHVERFNPAVVTLRKIVEDLSIISIHAERLGPPPNRRIDDSAVLDLMIHDIDVVLSLLDESPTSVKSTGVNDNRHASALLEFDSGIMASLTASRLTQRKVRRLTVTARECLVELDYIAQSIAIHRNSVPKYAERDGNVRFQHESVVERPHVPNEEPLRNELEAFVDAVASNETPLVTIDDGLAALELTHQIEAQALGDRSNIGVRVADD, from the coding sequence ATGCAGCCTGAACGACGGATAGACGTCGGCGTCATCGGCGTCGGGTCGATGGGGAGACAGCACGCGCGCGTCTACGCCGGACTGTCGGAGGCGAATCTAGTCGGCGTCTTTGACGTCGACGACGAACGCGCCGCTCGCGTCGCGGACGAACACGGCACGACCGCCATAGACCTGGAGTCGCTCCTCGCGTCGGTCGACGCCGCTTCGATTGCTGTCCCGACCGTGCATCACTACGACATCGCCGTGCAGTGTCTGGAGGCGGGCGTCGCGATGCTCATCGAGAAACCTCTCGTCACGAATATCGAGGAAGGGCGACGGCTCCGTTCGAGAGCGAACCGCGCCGACGTGGCGGTACAGGTCGGTCACGTCGAGCGGTTCAACCCAGCCGTGGTGACGCTCCGCAAAATCGTCGAGGATCTCTCGATCATCAGTATACACGCAGAACGGCTCGGACCGCCACCGAACCGTCGAATCGACGACAGCGCCGTCCTCGACCTGATGATCCACGACATCGACGTCGTGCTCTCGTTGCTCGACGAGTCGCCGACGAGCGTCAAGAGCACCGGCGTGAACGACAACCGCCACGCATCGGCACTGCTCGAGTTCGACTCCGGGATCATGGCGTCGCTCACTGCCAGCCGACTCACCCAGCGAAAAGTGCGTCGACTCACTGTGACCGCCAGAGAGTGTCTCGTCGAACTCGACTACATCGCCCAGTCGATTGCAATCCACCGCAACTCGGTCCCCAAGTACGCCGAACGCGACGGCAACGTTCGATTCCAGCACGAGAGCGTCGTCGAACGACCGCACGTGCCGAACGAGGAACCGCTACGGAACGAACTCGAGGCGTTCGTCGATGCCGTCGCGTCGAACGAGACGCCGCTCGTGACCATCGACGACGGATTGGCCGCGCTCGAGTTGACCCACCAGATCGAAGCACAGGCCCTGGGCGACCGATCTAACATCGGGGTGAGGGTGGCCGATGACTGA
- a CDS encoding heavy metal translocating P-type ATPase produces the protein MDDHRDADGEGPDGGHRDHDHSHRHDPETTENQEIDAEADRSEPRVEQSMLEEEAEDADEARREVDDRYERRAGHDDHGGGGHDDHGGGDHNHGGMHEGHEQMFRRRFFVSTLLSIPVLLYSETLQSWLGFSVLAFPGSEWINPVFAVIVFAYGGVPFLRMAVPELEDRSPGMMTLISMAITVAFVYSLASVVFPTQSAFFWELVTLIDIMLLGHWIEMRSVRRASSALDELAKLLPDTAERITEDGETEEVPVSDLSEGDLVLVRPGANVPADGVVEEGDSDVNESMITGESKPVAKDPGDEVIGGTINGDGSLRVRISATGEETTLAGIMRLVEEAQRSESRTQMLADRAAGWLFYVALAAAVVTAIAWTAAVQFNATVIERVVTVLVIACPHALGLAIPLVVAINTSLAARNGMLIRDRIAMERARDLDTIVFDKTGTLTAGEQGVVDVATVDLVDEDEALALAAAVESDSEHMIAQAMREAAADRGLKPPNVSDFEALKGRGVRATVDGDAIYVGGPNLLSHLEAEVSPELAGFAERSGENARTVVYLVREGGRDGDSSAQANTEAGAGQEPGTDQARPIAAFALADVIREESYRVVDALHDLGIEVAMLTGDSEDVAAAVADELGIETVFAEVLPEDKDEKVTELQDQDKLVAMVGDGVNDAPALVRADVGIAIGSGTDVAVQSADIVLVQNNPMDVARLVKLSRASYRKMQENLVWAAGYNVFAIPLAAGVLAPVGILLSPAVGALLMSLSTVIVAINAQLLRRVDLSIPQLSGLSPAQKAQPAR, from the coding sequence ATGGACGATCATAGAGACGCCGACGGTGAGGGACCCGACGGCGGCCATCGTGACCACGACCACAGCCATCGTCACGACCCGGAGACGACCGAGAACCAGGAAATTGACGCCGAGGCCGATCGGTCGGAACCCCGCGTAGAACAGTCTATGCTCGAGGAGGAAGCCGAAGATGCCGACGAAGCGAGACGCGAGGTCGATGACCGGTACGAACGTAGGGCTGGACACGACGACCATGGAGGCGGCGGCCACGATGACCACGGAGGCGGCGACCACAACCACGGCGGCATGCACGAGGGCCACGAGCAAATGTTCCGACGACGATTCTTCGTCTCGACGCTGCTTTCGATCCCCGTTCTTCTGTACAGCGAGACTCTGCAATCGTGGCTCGGCTTCTCGGTTCTGGCGTTCCCCGGCAGCGAGTGGATCAATCCGGTCTTCGCGGTAATCGTCTTCGCTTACGGTGGCGTTCCCTTCCTGCGGATGGCCGTCCCCGAACTCGAGGACCGGTCGCCGGGAATGATGACGCTCATCTCGATGGCGATCACCGTCGCGTTCGTCTACAGCCTGGCGAGCGTCGTCTTCCCCACCCAGTCGGCGTTCTTCTGGGAACTGGTGACGCTGATCGACATCATGTTGCTCGGTCACTGGATCGAGATGCGGTCGGTTCGGCGGGCCTCGAGCGCGCTCGACGAGTTGGCGAAACTGCTCCCGGACACCGCAGAACGCATCACCGAGGACGGTGAAACTGAAGAGGTCCCCGTCAGCGACCTGTCGGAGGGCGATCTCGTACTCGTTCGTCCCGGGGCGAACGTCCCCGCCGACGGCGTCGTCGAGGAGGGTGACTCGGACGTGAACGAGTCGATGATCACCGGCGAGTCGAAACCGGTTGCGAAGGACCCGGGTGACGAGGTGATCGGCGGCACGATCAACGGCGACGGAAGCCTTCGCGTTCGGATCAGCGCGACGGGCGAGGAAACGACGTTGGCGGGGATCATGCGGCTCGTGGAGGAGGCCCAGCGAAGCGAGTCCAGGACACAGATGCTGGCCGACAGGGCGGCAGGCTGGCTGTTCTACGTCGCCCTGGCCGCCGCGGTGGTGACGGCCATCGCCTGGACCGCCGCCGTCCAGTTTAACGCCACGGTCATCGAGCGCGTGGTGACCGTCCTGGTGATCGCCTGCCCGCACGCCCTCGGACTCGCTATCCCGCTCGTCGTCGCGATCAACACGTCTCTCGCCGCGCGAAACGGGATGCTGATCCGGGACCGGATCGCCATGGAACGGGCGCGGGACCTGGATACGATCGTCTTCGACAAAACGGGAACGCTCACGGCGGGCGAACAGGGCGTCGTAGACGTTGCGACGGTCGACCTCGTGGACGAGGACGAGGCGCTCGCGCTCGCGGCCGCCGTCGAGAGCGATTCAGAGCACATGATCGCCCAGGCGATGCGCGAGGCCGCGGCCGACCGCGGTCTGAAGCCGCCGAACGTCTCGGATTTCGAGGCGCTCAAGGGTCGTGGGGTGCGCGCGACCGTCGACGGCGACGCGATATACGTCGGCGGTCCGAACCTCCTCTCTCACCTCGAGGCCGAGGTCTCCCCGGAACTGGCGGGGTTCGCTGAACGGTCCGGAGAAAACGCACGAACGGTCGTCTACCTCGTTCGCGAGGGCGGTCGCGACGGCGACTCGAGCGCCCAGGCGAACACAGAGGCAGGTGCCGGTCAGGAGCCAGGTACCGACCAGGCGAGGCCAATCGCGGCCTTCGCCCTCGCGGACGTGATCCGCGAGGAGAGCTACCGGGTCGTCGATGCGCTTCACGACCTCGGCATCGAGGTGGCGATGCTGACCGGCGACAGCGAGGACGTCGCCGCGGCCGTCGCAGACGAACTCGGCATCGAGACGGTCTTCGCCGAGGTGTTGCCCGAGGACAAGGACGAGAAGGTGACCGAACTGCAGGACCAGGACAAACTGGTGGCGATGGTCGGCGACGGCGTCAACGACGCCCCGGCGCTGGTCCGCGCCGACGTCGGGATTGCCATCGGATCCGGGACCGACGTCGCCGTCCAGTCGGCGGACATCGTTCTCGTGCAGAACAACCCGATGGACGTGGCCCGACTCGTCAAACTGAGCCGAGCGAGTTACCGAAAGATGCAGGAAAACCTCGTCTGGGCGGCGGGGTACAACGTCTTCGCCATCCCGCTCGCGGCCGGCGTTCTCGCGCCGGTTGGAATCCTTCTCTCGCCCGCTGTCGGGGCCCTGCTCATGTCGCTCAGCACCGTGATCGTCGCGATTAACGCGCAGTTACTCCGGCGAGTGGATCTCTCGATTCCGCAGTTGTCCGGTTTGTCTCCGGCGCAAAAAGCACAACCCGCGAGATGA
- a CDS encoding lysylphosphatidylglycerol synthase domain-containing protein has protein sequence MRRLRVAAGFAVALLVTGILVYGTGWEAVVSSIRRADPILIAGGAVAGATMLALRALIVYRLLGPVEGSARGADFVGAFLAGYFSRSVVPWGQSVGVAVTAYLLAGSSESPFEDNAAVISVRRCSSSSRPSSLPSSDSSGSFRTVPSTSARA, from the coding sequence ATGCGCCGATTGCGGGTCGCCGCCGGCTTCGCGGTTGCCCTCCTGGTCACCGGGATACTTGTCTACGGCACCGGCTGGGAGGCCGTGGTCTCGAGCATCCGTCGCGCCGATCCGATTCTAATCGCCGGCGGCGCAGTTGCCGGAGCGACGATGCTCGCGCTGCGCGCCCTGATCGTCTACCGACTGCTCGGGCCGGTCGAGGGATCGGCCCGCGGGGCTGACTTCGTCGGCGCGTTCCTGGCGGGGTACTTCTCCCGGAGCGTCGTACCGTGGGGACAGTCCGTCGGTGTCGCCGTGACCGCGTACCTGCTCGCGGGGTCGTCCGAGTCGCCGTTCGAGGACAACGCCGCCGTCATCAGCGTGCGGAGGTGCTCGTCTTCCTCACGTCCGTCGTCGTTGCCGTCGTCGGACTCGTCGGGGTCGTTTCGAACGGTTCCGTCGACGTCGGCTCGAGCGTGA
- a CDS encoding M48 family metallopeptidase — protein MTAVAILVGGLLVVGIGLSIATAGIGWGVCKRFIAPATASGLATRRVQWYLIGAGAPLVCFTVAGSFTAIVLIDDLLIGVLVTGVAGILGFGIGTAAILPLSAFDLLKLTEYGNRRRAAISTGVHGVFVCASIPFVFTLVRTSPYEIVPLGVVVTLAYFAIGPWLVDRLNDTAELPSEVADRCERLAAAADVDIRFRLVDDDRSNALASGIVPGLRTIFVSDSLRTRLEPTEFEAVVIHELGHVQRRHLERRAFWHAALVAAMLLTFVHSFLFAPVVFVFLYTSKRRELAHEYEADAFAASTTSASAMRDALERIAALGHVPRNSSRTFDLLVDRHSIDRRVERLDAMLE, from the coding sequence ATGACTGCCGTTGCGATTCTCGTTGGTGGACTTCTTGTCGTCGGAATTGGCCTCTCGATCGCCACCGCCGGAATCGGATGGGGCGTCTGTAAACGGTTCATCGCACCCGCGACAGCCTCCGGCCTCGCGACGAGACGGGTACAGTGGTACCTCATCGGGGCGGGTGCTCCCCTCGTGTGTTTCACTGTTGCCGGTAGCTTCACGGCGATTGTACTCATCGATGACCTGCTAATCGGGGTTCTCGTCACTGGTGTCGCCGGTATTCTGGGATTCGGTATCGGCACCGCTGCCATCCTCCCACTCTCCGCGTTCGATTTGCTCAAGCTGACCGAGTACGGGAACCGACGACGAGCGGCGATTTCGACAGGTGTCCACGGCGTATTCGTTTGCGCTAGCATTCCCTTCGTATTCACCCTCGTACGCACCTCGCCCTACGAGATAGTCCCGCTCGGCGTCGTCGTGACGCTCGCGTACTTCGCGATCGGCCCGTGGCTCGTCGATCGACTGAACGACACGGCTGAACTCCCCTCCGAGGTCGCCGATCGCTGTGAACGGCTCGCAGCAGCGGCCGACGTCGACATTCGGTTTCGACTCGTCGACGACGACCGTTCGAACGCGCTCGCATCCGGGATCGTTCCCGGTCTACGAACGATTTTCGTATCCGACTCCCTGAGAACTAGGCTGGAGCCGACGGAGTTCGAGGCCGTCGTCATACACGAACTGGGGCACGTCCAACGTCGGCACCTGGAACGACGGGCGTTCTGGCACGCAGCACTAGTGGCAGCAATGTTGCTCACGTTTGTTCACTCGTTCCTGTTTGCCCCCGTCGTTTTCGTCTTCCTTTATACCAGTAAACGGAGAGAACTCGCCCACGAGTACGAGGCTGACGCATTCGCCGCGTCGACGACGAGTGCGAGTGCAATGAGAGACGCGCTCGAACGAATCGCAGCTCTCGGGCACGTGCCCCGAAACTCGAGCCGTACGTTCGACCTCCTCGTCGATCGCCACTCCATCGACCGCCGCGTCGAGCGACTCGACGCGATGCTCGAGTGA
- a CDS encoding flippase-like domain-containing protein, whose product MLVFLTSVVVAVVGLVGVVSNGSVDVGSSVTVGSAPSNRLATGLLGALFAAVLVAASAVSVTRDGVARTILFGITARLEETLARLPGVERAAVRTRVRGFLSTIDDVAADRSVLLGAVTVALASWIFNALALFLSLIALGIDAPFAVALLCVPLSTVAAVVPLPGGMGGVEVFLAGLLVATTAVSSDVATAAALLYRLCTYWVHVGFGGIGATYVSATGVGLVRVDG is encoded by the coding sequence GTGCTCGTCTTCCTCACGTCCGTCGTCGTTGCCGTCGTCGGACTCGTCGGGGTCGTTTCGAACGGTTCCGTCGACGTCGGCTCGAGCGTGACCGTCGGGTCGGCCCCGTCGAACCGTCTCGCGACCGGCCTCCTGGGAGCGCTGTTCGCGGCCGTCCTCGTCGCCGCTTCAGCCGTCTCCGTCACCCGCGACGGCGTCGCACGGACCATCCTGTTCGGGATCACTGCTCGGCTCGAGGAAACGCTGGCCAGGCTGCCCGGCGTCGAGCGCGCCGCCGTTCGAACCCGCGTCCGTGGGTTCCTCTCGACGATCGACGACGTCGCGGCGGATCGGTCGGTCCTGCTGGGCGCGGTGACGGTCGCGCTGGCGAGCTGGATCTTCAACGCGCTTGCGCTGTTCCTCTCGCTGATCGCTCTCGGCATCGACGCCCCGTTCGCGGTCGCGCTCCTCTGTGTACCGCTGTCCACGGTGGCAGCTGTGGTTCCGCTTCCGGGCGGGATGGGCGGTGTCGAGGTGTTCCTAGCCGGGCTACTGGTCGCGACGACCGCGGTCTCGAGCGACGTCGCGACTGCCGCTGCGTTACTCTACCGGCTGTGTACCTACTGGGTGCACGTCGGTTTCGGCGGAATCGGTGCGACGTACGTGTCGGCCACCGGCGTCGGGCTGGTTCGTGTCGATGGGTGA
- a CDS encoding NAD(P)-dependent glycerol-1-phosphate dehydrogenase, protein MFEKSTWIRLPRNVVVGHDVLAETVSVVDDLHLEGRPLLVTSPTPRKLAAEPIAADFEERGIEPAIVTVEEASFEAVESVIDAAEDVGASYLIGVGGGKAIDIAKMATDHLGTGFLSVPTAASHDGIVSNRGSVPDGNTRHSVAAEPPLAVIADTGILANAPWELTTAGCADIISNYTAVMDWRLAHRLKNVEYSEYAAALAEMTAEILVGNADMIRPGLEESAWIVTKALMSSGVAMSIASSSRPASGAEHLFSHQLDRLAPGAALHGHQVGVGSIMTAYLHEGESGIWTEIRDALASIDAPTTAADLGIDDETVIEALTTCHAIRDRYTILGNGMDERAAREVAVKTGVIG, encoded by the coding sequence ATGTTCGAGAAGTCGACGTGGATCCGCCTCCCGCGGAACGTCGTCGTCGGTCACGACGTCCTCGCCGAAACCGTGAGCGTCGTCGACGACCTTCACCTGGAGGGGCGGCCACTGCTGGTCACGAGCCCAACGCCGCGAAAACTCGCGGCCGAACCGATCGCCGCCGATTTCGAGGAACGCGGTATCGAACCCGCCATCGTCACCGTCGAGGAGGCGAGTTTCGAGGCCGTGGAGTCGGTCATTGACGCCGCCGAAGACGTCGGGGCATCGTACCTAATCGGTGTCGGCGGCGGGAAGGCCATCGACATCGCCAAGATGGCCACCGACCACCTCGGTACCGGCTTCCTCTCGGTGCCGACGGCCGCGAGTCACGACGGCATCGTCAGCAATCGTGGCTCGGTCCCGGACGGAAACACGCGCCACAGCGTCGCCGCCGAACCGCCACTCGCCGTGATCGCCGACACCGGGATTCTGGCGAACGCACCCTGGGAACTGACGACCGCGGGCTGTGCCGACATCATCTCTAACTACACCGCGGTGATGGACTGGCGACTCGCCCACCGACTCAAAAACGTCGAGTACTCCGAGTACGCGGCCGCCCTCGCGGAGATGACCGCCGAAATCCTCGTCGGTAACGCCGACATGATCCGCCCCGGTCTCGAGGAGTCCGCCTGGATCGTCACCAAGGCGCTCATGTCCTCGGGAGTGGCGATGTCCATAGCGAGTTCTTCTCGCCCGGCCAGCGGCGCCGAGCACCTCTTTTCCCACCAGCTAGATCGCCTCGCGCCCGGCGCAGCCCTCCACGGTCACCAGGTCGGCGTCGGCTCGATCATGACGGCCTATCTGCACGAGGGGGAGTCGGGCATCTGGACCGAAATCCGGGACGCCCTGGCGAGCATCGACGCGCCGACCACGGCCGCCGATCTCGGCATCGACGACGAAACCGTGATCGAGGCACTGACGACCTGTCACGCCATCCGTGACCGATACACGATTCTCGGCAACGGGATGGACGAGCGGGCCGCTCGAGAGGTTGCGGTGAAGACGGGCGTTATCGGTTGA